The following proteins are encoded in a genomic region of Candidatus Goldiibacteriota bacterium:
- a CDS encoding fumarylacetoacetate hydrolase family protein produces the protein MSKYVRYKNAENEIKWGLVGNDGNFLEIEGDMFTQYNITDKIVEADNVQILPPSEPTKIVCMGLNYSDHAAEMGFAIPEEPVIFIKPATTIIGHGGKIVIPQQSSQVEFEAELAIVIKNEINDIDEDEVMDNILGFTCFNDVTARDLQKKDGQWTRAKSFNTFGPVGPFVRKNIDPDNLDIRLLLNGEVKQNSNTSKFIFKTKKIVSFISSVMTLYRGDIISTGTPAGISALKKGDVVEVEIEGIGKLTNFVE, from the coding sequence ATGTCAAAATATGTAAGGTATAAAAACGCGGAAAATGAAATCAAGTGGGGGCTTGTCGGCAATGACGGGAATTTTCTGGAAATTGAAGGCGACATGTTCACGCAGTATAATATAACAGATAAAATAGTTGAAGCGGATAACGTACAGATACTTCCGCCTTCGGAACCCACTAAGATAGTGTGTATGGGGTTAAATTACAGCGATCATGCGGCAGAGATGGGCTTTGCAATACCGGAAGAACCGGTTATTTTTATAAAACCGGCTACCACAATTATAGGGCACGGCGGGAAAATAGTGATTCCGCAGCAGAGCAGTCAGGTGGAATTTGAAGCCGAACTTGCGATAGTTATAAAGAATGAGATAAATGACATAGACGAAGATGAGGTAATGGATAATATTCTTGGCTTTACCTGTTTTAATGATGTTACCGCGCGCGATTTGCAGAAAAAAGACGGGCAGTGGACAAGGGCCAAGTCCTTTAATACTTTCGGGCCTGTCGGGCCTTTTGTAAGAAAAAACATAGACCCGGATAATCTGGACATACGGCTGCTTTTAAACGGCGAGGTTAAACAGAACTCTAATACTTCAAAGTTTATTTTTAAGACGAAAAAAATTGTAAGCTTTATATCTTCTGTTATGACGCTGTACCGCGGGGATATAATTTCTACAGGAACTCCTGCGGGAATTAGCGCGCTTAAAAAAGGCGATGTGGTGGAAGTGGAAATAGAAGGGATAGGAAAGCTTACGAACTTTGTGGAGTAG
- a CDS encoding M48 family metallopeptidase, translating to MKFVPKHADGSVNAPKSSPVLEFLYLSIGLLAVIGAVYFILGAAVDLIVPHISAETERKISSAFAVKYAPSAKRPAEELRLQKLTDDLGKLTGFPAGAFTVRFINDKTENAAALPGGIIFFYKGLYDKLNDENEIVFVLAHEMGHFNNRDHLRRLGRSLIFILLMAGFNSSSNDISGLVNMGLGSAETGFSRHQEIKADLFAADLLMKKYGSAAGAKKVLSLFKTRENGSEFMYFLSTHPHSGKRIEAIEKHLKQAGER from the coding sequence ATGAAATTTGTTCCAAAACACGCTGATGGCAGCGTTAACGCGCCTAAAAGTTCGCCTGTATTGGAATTCCTGTATCTGTCAATAGGGCTGCTTGCGGTGATTGGCGCTGTTTATTTTATTCTTGGCGCCGCCGTAGATTTAATTGTCCCTCATATAAGCGCGGAAACGGAAAGAAAGATATCTTCTGCCTTTGCGGTTAAATACGCGCCGTCTGCCAAAAGGCCCGCCGAAGAATTAAGGCTTCAGAAGCTGACTGATGATTTGGGTAAGTTGACGGGTTTTCCGGCCGGCGCTTTTACCGTAAGGTTTATTAATGATAAAACGGAAAACGCGGCGGCGCTGCCGGGCGGTATTATTTTTTTTTATAAAGGCCTTTATGACAAACTGAACGATGAAAATGAAATTGTCTTTGTGCTCGCGCATGAAATGGGACATTTTAATAACCGCGACCATTTAAGAAGGCTTGGGAGGTCTTTAATATTTATCCTGCTTATGGCCGGTTTTAACAGTTCGTCAAATGATATTTCGGGGCTGGTTAATATGGGGCTTGGAAGCGCGGAAACCGGGTTTTCAAGGCATCAGGAAATTAAGGCGGACCTGTTTGCCGCGGATTTGCTTATGAAAAAGTACGGCAGCGCTGCAGGCGCTAAAAAAGTTTTATCACTCTTTAAAACACGGGAAAATGGCAGTGAGTTTATGTATTTTCTCTCCACTCATCCGCATTCCGGTAAGAGAATAGAGGCAATTGAGAAGCATTTAAAACAGGCAGGGGAACGCTGA
- the lepB gene encoding signal peptidase I, with amino-acid sequence MTKGFSESTYWIIFAAVMAFYALVVMVFKLKKEHPVRDWAQAGFEAILIATFLRITVVQTFAIPTPSMENTMLVGDHPVAMKFYYGYYNPFTDKLIFDINKPKRGEVVIMRDPTDRTNEMWIKRCVAVAGDTVEIKDKTLYVNSIRQEEPYAVHASPLSISGFFSPRDNFPLTTIPEGHIFVMGDNRDNSYDSRFWGPLPLKKVRGKAVFVYWPPNRIKVIK; translated from the coding sequence ATGACAAAAGGATTCTCTGAATCAACATACTGGATAATCTTTGCCGCTGTTATGGCATTCTACGCGCTTGTGGTAATGGTCTTTAAACTGAAAAAAGAACACCCTGTGCGCGACTGGGCGCAGGCGGGTTTTGAAGCTATACTTATAGCCACTTTCCTTAGAATAACGGTTGTTCAGACATTCGCCATCCCCACCCCGTCAATGGAAAACACCATGCTGGTCGGCGACCATCCCGTTGCAATGAAATTCTATTATGGATATTACAACCCGTTTACAGACAAACTGATATTTGATATCAACAAACCTAAGCGCGGCGAAGTTGTAATAATGCGCGACCCCACGGACAGAACAAACGAAATGTGGATAAAGCGGTGCGTGGCCGTAGCGGGTGATACCGTTGAAATAAAAGATAAAACGCTTTATGTGAATAGTATCCGTCAGGAAGAACCTTACGCCGTGCACGCAAGCCCGCTTTCTATTTCAGGATTCTTCTCGCCAAGGGACAACTTCCCTTTAACAACAATCCCCGAAGGCCATATATTTGTAATGGGAGATAACAGGGATAACTCTTATGACAGCAGGTTCTGGGGGCCGCTGCCGTTAAAAAAAGTACGCGGCAAGGCGGTTTTTGTTTACTGGCCGCCAAACAGGATAAAAGTTATAAAATAA
- a CDS encoding DUF2178 domain-containing protein: MNSKKYRFAMAIVTTLTAAGVGAGVILHNYLIPLFTLAIGVLLVIVLKRHIKELVMEDERIKQISAFSARAAVTVFSNLAALTGIVLLAFFGKGNNIISAVGYTLCFSTCFILLVDLAVYFYLDKKQVS, translated from the coding sequence ATGAACAGTAAAAAATACAGATTCGCAATGGCAATAGTTACCACACTTACAGCGGCAGGAGTGGGTGCAGGAGTTATTCTTCACAACTACCTTATTCCCCTTTTTACTCTGGCTATAGGCGTACTTCTTGTAATTGTGCTTAAAAGGCATATCAAAGAACTGGTAATGGAAGACGAAAGGATTAAGCAGATAAGCGCTTTTTCAGCGCGTGCGGCAGTTACCGTGTTCAGCAATCTGGCCGCATTAACAGGAATAGTCCTTCTTGCCTTTTTTGGCAAAGGTAATAATATAATAAGCGCCGTTGGGTATACCCTTTGTTTCTCCACCTGCTTTATCCTTCTGGTTGACCTTGCGGTGTATTTTTATCTTGATAAAAAACAGGTGAGTTAA
- a CDS encoding heavy metal-binding domain-containing protein — MGDLIFFVILLAVGFSAGTIAEKNHYRSLNKRESNLVMIPIVNTKSGIDPDKEIDKVYFVSGSCVISHDYFKFILASLKTIFGGRITSYETLVDRGRREAVLRLKEAAVKNNCDEIFNLRIETSSIGNMTGNNAIGCVEVYSYGTAVRYKK; from the coding sequence ATGGGCGACCTTATTTTCTTTGTTATCCTGCTTGCAGTGGGTTTTTCCGCGGGAACAATTGCGGAGAAAAACCATTACAGAAGCCTGAATAAAAGAGAATCAAACCTGGTTATGATTCCGATAGTAAATACAAAATCAGGAATTGACCCGGATAAAGAAATTGATAAAGTGTATTTTGTATCGGGTTCGTGCGTTATTTCGCATGACTATTTTAAATTTATCCTTGCGTCACTTAAAACTATTTTTGGCGGCAGGATAACTTCCTATGAAACCCTTGTTGACAGGGGCAGAAGGGAAGCCGTTTTAAGGCTGAAAGAAGCCGCGGTTAAAAACAATTGCGATGAAATCTTTAATCTAAGAATAGAAACCTCTTCCATCGGAAATATGACGGGCAATAATGCCATAGGCTGTGTGGAAGTGTACTCTTACGGGACGGCTGTAAGGTATAAAAAATGA
- a CDS encoding helix-turn-helix transcriptional regulator, with protein sequence MENKVRLMRAEKNITQEELAVQLKVTRQTIIAIENGRYDPSLELAFKMSGFFKRPIHDIFTYTGAKK encoded by the coding sequence ATGGAAAACAAAGTACGGCTTATGCGCGCGGAAAAAAATATCACTCAGGAAGAGCTTGCGGTACAGCTTAAAGTGACACGGCAGACAATAATCGCCATTGAAAACGGAAGATATGACCCTTCTCTTGAACTGGCCTTTAAAATGTCAGGTTTTTTTAAACGCCCTATTCATGATATCTTCACATATACAGGAGCAAAAAAATGA
- a CDS encoding DUF3795 domain-containing protein encodes MKKIKNENSVKKKVVKKIIMAAPCGMNCAVCMGYLREKNHCVGCRGIDDGKIGHCAKCLIYNCKKLKSKSTGFCYSCPDFPCARIKHLEKRYTKRYQISFIENLMQIKEKGIAAFERAQKKKWKCPQCGGVIGCHTKKCIACGAVFIL; translated from the coding sequence GTGAAAAAAATAAAAAACGAAAATTCGGTTAAGAAGAAGGTAGTTAAAAAAATTATCATGGCGGCGCCTTGCGGGATGAACTGCGCTGTCTGCATGGGGTATCTTAGGGAAAAGAACCATTGCGTCGGATGCAGGGGGATTGATGATGGTAAAATAGGGCATTGTGCCAAATGCCTGATTTATAACTGCAAAAAATTAAAAAGTAAAAGCACAGGTTTCTGTTACAGCTGTCCGGATTTCCCCTGCGCGCGGATAAAGCATCTTGAAAAAAGATATACCAAACGATATCAGATAAGTTTCATAGAGAACCTTATGCAGATAAAAGAGAAAGGCATAGCGGCTTTTGAAAGGGCGCAGAAGAAAAAGTGGAAGTGCCCACAATGCGGCGGCGTAATCGGCTGCCATACCAAAAAATGCATCGCCTGCGGCGCGGTGTTTATTTTATAA
- the lysA gene encoding diaminopimelate decarboxylase, producing the protein MDYFGYKNNVLFAENTDINALAKKYGTPLYVYSHRTITEHFRKIKSAFSDIPTLICYSVKANSNLTFLNILAKEGSGFDIVSGGELYRVIKAGGDPKKVVYAGVGKTEEEIVYGIKSGILLFNVESINELKQINAVAKKMKKVVNVGLRINPDVEAATHHYITTGKKENKFGIDIELATTLFTEARKYKHVNIKAVDMHIGSQITTIEPYVKAISKVKRIIEGLNETGAKIEYFDIGGGLGVIYNEEKPSTADIFASEIKPMFKGMNVKLILEPGRFISGNSGILVAKVIYNKKGGTKNFLITDTGMNDLIRPSLYQAYHKVLPVNVNKAKLKLYDIVGPICESGDFLAKDRHLPEVKEGDLLAVRTAGAYGMVMSSNYNSRRRAAEVMVKGNKDYLVRERETLEDIIARDKIADIR; encoded by the coding sequence ATGGACTATTTTGGCTATAAAAATAACGTACTTTTTGCAGAAAATACGGATATAAACGCGCTTGCAAAGAAGTACGGCACTCCGCTTTATGTTTACAGCCACAGGACAATTACAGAGCATTTCAGAAAGATAAAGTCGGCATTTTCTGATATTCCGACGCTTATATGCTATTCGGTCAAGGCGAATTCAAACCTGACCTTTTTAAACATTCTTGCAAAGGAAGGCTCCGGTTTTGATATTGTTTCAGGGGGCGAACTTTACAGGGTAATTAAAGCCGGCGGCGACCCCAAAAAGGTTGTTTACGCGGGAGTGGGCAAGACAGAAGAAGAGATAGTATATGGTATTAAAAGCGGAATTCTGCTTTTTAACGTGGAAAGCATAAACGAATTAAAACAGATAAATGCCGTGGCAAAGAAGATGAAAAAAGTTGTGAATGTAGGGCTGCGTATAAATCCCGACGTGGAAGCCGCCACGCACCATTACATTACAACCGGAAAAAAGGAAAACAAGTTTGGCATTGATATTGAACTTGCAACGACGCTGTTTACAGAGGCACGAAAATACAAACACGTGAATATTAAGGCTGTGGACATGCATATAGGTTCGCAGATTACCACGATAGAGCCGTATGTAAAAGCAATCAGCAAGGTGAAGAGAATAATAGAAGGTTTAAATGAAACCGGCGCTAAGATAGAATATTTTGACATTGGCGGCGGGCTTGGCGTAATATATAACGAAGAAAAGCCTTCAACCGCGGATATTTTCGCAAGCGAGATAAAGCCCATGTTTAAGGGGATGAATGTTAAACTTATACTTGAACCGGGAAGGTTTATTTCGGGCAATTCGGGAATTCTTGTAGCAAAGGTTATTTATAATAAGAAAGGCGGAACAAAGAACTTTCTTATTACTGATACAGGCATGAACGACCTTATAAGGCCAAGTCTTTATCAGGCATACCATAAGGTGCTTCCTGTAAACGTGAACAAGGCAAAACTTAAGCTTTATGATATAGTTGGGCCCATTTGCGAAAGCGGCGATTTTCTGGCAAAGGACAGGCATCTGCCTGAAGTAAAGGAAGGCGACCTGCTGGCTGTCCGCACGGCCGGCGCTTATGGAATGGTTATGTCAAGCAACTATAACTCCCGGCGCAGGGCCGCGGAAGTTATGGTTAAAGGCAATAAGGACTACCTTGTCAGGGAAAGAGAAACTCTGGAAGATATTATAGCCAGGGACAAAATTGCTGATATCAGGTGA
- a CDS encoding YbjQ family protein, with protein MLITNLETVPGMKIKEHYGLVSGSTVRAKHIGRDIMAGLKNIVGGELKGYTELLKESRNEAMKRMMTQAEKMGANAVINVRFSTSSITQGAAELYVYGTAVMVE; from the coding sequence ATGTTAATTACAAATTTAGAAACTGTACCGGGGATGAAAATTAAGGAGCATTACGGGCTTGTGTCAGGAAGTACTGTAAGGGCAAAGCACATTGGAAGGGACATAATGGCGGGTTTAAAAAATATCGTGGGCGGGGAATTAAAAGGATACACGGAACTTCTTAAAGAATCGCGCAATGAAGCGATGAAACGCATGATGACACAGGCGGAAAAAATGGGAGCAAACGCCGTAATTAACGTAAGGTTTTCCACATCTTCAATTACACAGGGCGCCGCGGAATTGTATGTTTATGGGACAGCGGTAATGGTGGAATAG
- a CDS encoding 4-hydroxy-tetrahydrodipicolinate synthase — protein sequence MFRGSYVAIVTPFKNGKIDEKAFAKLIEMHAKAGTDGIVPCGTTGESPTLTVEEHEGLIALTVKLVNKRMKVMAGTGSNSTAEAIEYSQAAQKAGADGCLIVNPYYNKPTQAGLLEHFKAVAASVKIPIVVYNIIGRTGVNVSTPVMAELAKSKNITGVKEASGDLSQMSEVIKACGPDFDVLSGDDALTLPLLSVGGHGVISVVANIIPKDVKAMITAFNSGDIKKARAMHHKMFPLVKAMFIETNPIPVKAAMAIMGLIDDEIRLPMTKLPAEAAVKLKKAMKDYGIKF from the coding sequence ATGTTCAGGGGATCATACGTTGCAATAGTAACGCCGTTTAAAAACGGGAAAATAGACGAAAAGGCATTTGCCAAACTTATAGAGATGCACGCTAAAGCGGGAACAGACGGTATAGTACCATGCGGTACCACAGGGGAATCACCCACGCTTACAGTTGAAGAGCACGAAGGGCTGATTGCGCTTACCGTGAAACTTGTGAATAAAAGGATGAAAGTTATGGCAGGCACGGGTTCCAATTCAACCGCAGAAGCCATAGAGTATTCACAGGCCGCCCAAAAAGCAGGCGCGGACGGATGTCTTATTGTTAACCCTTATTACAACAAACCCACACAGGCCGGGCTTCTGGAACACTTTAAGGCTGTAGCTGCCTCGGTTAAAATTCCGATAGTGGTATATAACATAATCGGCAGGACAGGGGTAAATGTATCAACCCCGGTAATGGCAGAGCTTGCAAAAAGTAAGAACATTACAGGCGTTAAAGAAGCCAGCGGCGACCTTTCGCAGATGAGCGAGGTAATAAAGGCGTGCGGCCCGGATTTTGATGTGTTGTCCGGCGATGACGCGCTTACGCTTCCGCTTTTATCAGTGGGCGGGCACGGCGTTATTTCTGTTGTGGCAAATATTATTCCTAAAGATGTAAAAGCCATGATTACCGCTTTTAACAGCGGCGATATTAAAAAAGCGCGGGCAATGCACCACAAAATGTTCCCGCTTGTTAAGGCCATGTTTATTGAAACAAACCCGATACCTGTAAAAGCGGCTATGGCAATCATGGGGCTTATTGATGATGAAATAAGGCTGCCTATGACAAAACTGCCGGCGGAAGCCGCAGTCAAATTAAAGAAAGCAATGAAAGATTACGGAATAAAGTTTTAA
- a CDS encoding 4-hydroxy-tetrahydrodipicolinate reductase: protein MIRIGISGAAGRMGKSVAAVISRGKDFKIAALVERKGHELVGKEVEGVKVTDDLESVVNDIDVYIDFSVPQASLEALEILSSAGKAHVLATTGFTKEELLKIDEAAKKIPVVFASNYSVGVNVMWKVLDQVTRIMKDDYDIDIVESHHRHKKDAPSGTAVTCAQVIMDAKGLDYDENVIYGRDGRDNERPRNQLGVFAVRGGGVIGEHTVMYMSDEDKLEIKHTIFSRDALAAGAVKAAKFINGKKAGLYSMKDVLGL, encoded by the coding sequence ATGATACGTATAGGAATTTCAGGAGCCGCGGGCAGAATGGGAAAGTCAGTTGCAGCGGTAATATCCAGGGGTAAAGATTTTAAGATAGCCGCACTTGTTGAAAGAAAAGGGCATGAACTTGTCGGCAAAGAAGTTGAGGGTGTTAAAGTAACAGATGATTTAGAATCTGTTGTTAATGATATTGATGTTTACATAGATTTTTCCGTGCCGCAGGCATCGCTTGAAGCGCTGGAAATATTGTCATCCGCGGGAAAGGCGCATGTACTTGCCACAACCGGATTCACAAAAGAAGAACTTTTAAAAATTGATGAAGCGGCAAAAAAGATTCCCGTGGTTTTTGCAAGCAATTACAGCGTGGGCGTAAATGTTATGTGGAAAGTTCTGGATCAGGTTACCAGAATAATGAAAGATGATTATGACATTGATATAGTGGAATCGCATCACCGCCATAAAAAAGACGCGCCCTCGGGAACTGCGGTTACCTGCGCGCAGGTAATAATGGACGCTAAAGGCCTTGATTACGATGAAAACGTCATATACGGCAGGGATGGCCGCGACAATGAGAGGCCAAGAAATCAGCTTGGTGTATTTGCGGTGCGCGGCGGCGGAGTAATAGGCGAGCATACTGTAATGTACATGAGCGATGAAGATAAGCTTGAAATAAAGCACACTATTTTTTCAAGAGATGCCCTGGCGGCAGGCGCTGTAAAAGCGGCAAAGTTTATTAATGGAAAAAAAGCAGGATTGTATTCGATGAAAGATGTGCTTGGTTTATAA
- a CDS encoding diaminopimelate epimerase — protein sequence MKKIKVKGIPFTKMSGAGNDFIFIDNFSGKIKLTTEQVVKICRRKFGIDADGLLLLERIKGADFYMRFYNNDGSEADMCGNAARCIARFAYEKGYVKDKTNFIAKDGAHYAEIKKNGDVKLQMINPHTLLLNIKIKVTGGEFKGGFVNTGVPHFVAEVKELDKFDVVKFGKQIRFHKQFAPKGTNAMFIEKAGINKFKIRSYERGVEDETLACGTGATAAGIIMNAYGKAASPVTFEAPGGTLKISFKYKDGKYTDVFLEGPASVVAEGIISESVYK from the coding sequence ATGAAAAAAATTAAGGTTAAAGGGATACCATTTACAAAGATGTCAGGCGCCGGAAATGATTTCATTTTTATTGATAATTTTTCCGGAAAAATAAAGCTGACCACAGAACAGGTGGTAAAGATATGCCGCAGGAAATTCGGTATTGACGCGGACGGCCTGCTGCTGCTTGAACGTATCAAAGGCGCTGATTTTTACATGAGGTTTTACAATAATGACGGCTCTGAAGCCGATATGTGCGGCAACGCCGCCAGATGCATCGCGCGTTTTGCCTACGAGAAAGGGTATGTTAAGGATAAAACCAATTTCATAGCTAAAGACGGCGCGCATTACGCGGAGATAAAGAAAAACGGCGATGTAAAACTGCAGATGATAAATCCCCATACGCTTTTGCTTAATATCAAAATTAAGGTAACAGGCGGGGAATTTAAGGGCGGTTTTGTAAATACAGGCGTCCCGCATTTTGTCGCGGAAGTAAAGGAACTTGATAAATTTGATGTGGTAAAGTTTGGAAAGCAGATCCGTTTTCACAAACAGTTCGCGCCCAAAGGCACTAACGCTATGTTCATAGAAAAGGCAGGTATCAATAAATTCAAAATTCGTTCCTATGAACGCGGAGTGGAAGATGAAACGCTTGCGTGCGGTACGGGAGCCACGGCCGCGGGCATTATTATGAATGCTTACGGCAAAGCGGCAAGCCCGGTTACCTTTGAAGCGCCGGGCGGCACGCTGAAAATATCTTTTAAGTATAAAGACGGAAAATACACGGATGTTTTTCTTGAAGGGCCGGCATCCGTTGTAGCCGAAGGAATAATTTCAGAGAGTGTATATAAATAA